From Acidobacteriota bacterium:
ATCTCCTTCTGCACCACCTCCTCGGCGTTGAGCCGCTCCTGCTCGGCCAGGTACTGGGCTTTCTGGATCTCCACCTCGGCCCGGCGCCTGGCGACCTCCCCCTTCTGCAGGGCGGCGGCCTGTTTCGACACCAGTTCGGCCTCGTAGCCGGCGATGTTGGCCTTGGCCACGTTTTCCCCCATGACGGCCTGGGCCTCCTGCTCCTGGACGAACACGCGCCGGTCGGCCTCGGCCTTCTTCTGCCCCTTGACCGATTCCGCCATGTTCTCGGCCACGCGGATCTCCTTGTCGCGCACCGCCTGGGATTCCCCCATGGCCCCCGACTTGTCCTGCTCCGCCACGTCCACCTTCGCCCGGTTGATGGCCTCGGACGCCGCCTTCTTCCCGATCGAGACGATGTAGGCGGATTCGTCGGTGATGTCGGTGATGTTGACGTTGATCAGGTAGAGGCCGATCTTGTTCAGCTCCGGCTCCACGTTCTTCCGGATCGCCTCCAGGAACGACTCGCGGTCCTGGTTGATCTGCTCGATGGTGAGCGACGCCACCGTCAGACGCAGCTGCCCGAAGATGATCTCCTTCGCCATCGCCTCGATCTGCGGGGGCATGAGATTGAGCAGCC
This genomic window contains:
- a CDS encoding flotillin family protein, translating into MPYWIVASIAAAFLLVFFLLYLAGRYKRCPSDKILVIYGKVGAGQSARCIHGGGVLVLPLVQDYRYLSLTPMTIQIDLQNALSLQNIRINVPSTFTVGISTDPAIMTNAAERLLNLMPPQIEAMAKEIIFGQLRLTVASLTIEQINQDRESFLEAIRKNVEPELNKIGLYLINVNITDITDESAYIVSIGKKAASEAINRAKVDVAEQDKSGAMGESQAVRDKEIRVAENMAESVKGQKKAEADRRVFVQEQEAQAVMGENVAKANIAGYEAELVSKQAAALQKGEVARRRAEVEIQKAQYLAEQERLNAEEVVQKE